From the genome of Candidatus Wallbacteria bacterium, one region includes:
- a CDS encoding S41 family peptidase, whose protein sequence is MKLSVLISLLFMSVVSAGPLSLTPMQKASDFYALTKIMETGYAMLEYKKTNILKEDYLQIKKRYFFDISKTRTDAEYYTLLFKYIHEFKDGHLYLDGVFNLDLAMLPVDFRYLEGKVVVSDIYITGTKFGIGDELIEFDGKPTASVLEELAPYYTGGGSAGHQLKGILQAIGYRSSNRLMPADGSSAVLKLKSRKTGSEYSDTEAWVIKKYSEIYSRGFRLPARLHSFYENDGNWSFDPLYVQTLIRKQLMGSPVAGQRLEDNLTAEIILYTSGSKQYKIGRIRVPDYDGWAIESFDTLLSGLADCDGLILDQRDNPGGYIDLCQNLVSRFLDAPLTNLEFSVPLNRHWLNNVELKLKLYTQAQYPADQIAVVKTCRDTMYANANAGKKMSDFIPFFYASKLQPAELKFLKPVLVLIDSGCFSCGDLVPASFRQKDWMGKLKLFGETTGAGGGNVVQAGPLPLSETMFHVTASLARWGGKNIIENNGISPDVVSPYTISDLYSEAVENKNTYLEKACAELVKMIN, encoded by the coding sequence ATGAAACTATCTGTTTTAATTTCACTGCTGTTCATGTCCGTCGTTTCGGCGGGACCGCTTTCGCTTACTCCCATGCAGAAAGCTTCCGACTTTTATGCCCTGACCAAGATCATGGAAACAGGTTATGCGATGCTGGAATACAAGAAAACCAATATCCTCAAGGAAGATTACCTGCAGATAAAGAAGCGGTATTTCTTCGATATCTCGAAAACCAGAACTGATGCGGAATACTATACATTGCTTTTCAAGTACATCCATGAATTCAAGGACGGCCACCTTTACCTGGACGGTGTGTTCAATCTGGACCTGGCAATGCTGCCGGTAGATTTTCGGTATCTTGAGGGAAAAGTGGTGGTATCCGACATCTACATTACTGGGACAAAGTTCGGAATCGGGGATGAACTGATCGAATTCGACGGCAAACCGACCGCATCTGTCCTGGAAGAGCTGGCTCCTTATTACACCGGCGGAGGCTCAGCCGGACATCAGCTGAAGGGGATATTGCAGGCAATCGGTTACCGCTCCAGCAACAGGCTGATGCCTGCTGACGGGAGCAGCGCGGTTCTCAAGCTGAAAAGCAGGAAAACCGGCTCCGAGTATTCCGATACAGAGGCTTGGGTCATCAAGAAATACAGCGAGATCTATTCCAGGGGATTCAGGCTGCCAGCCAGGCTCCACTCGTTCTATGAAAACGACGGGAATTGGAGTTTTGACCCTCTGTATGTGCAGACGCTGATCAGGAAGCAGCTTATGGGCAGTCCTGTAGCCGGCCAGAGGCTTGAAGATAACCTGACCGCAGAAATAATACTGTACACCTCCGGATCGAAACAGTACAAAATCGGCAGGATCAGGGTTCCGGACTATGATGGATGGGCTATTGAATCGTTCGACACTCTGCTCAGCGGACTTGCTGACTGCGACGGCCTGATTTTGGACCAGAGGGACAACCCGGGCGGTTACATCGATCTCTGCCAGAACCTGGTTTCTCGTTTCCTGGATGCACCTCTGACAAATCTGGAGTTTTCCGTTCCGCTCAACCGGCACTGGCTGAATAATGTTGAACTCAAGCTCAAGTTGTATACTCAAGCCCAGTATCCTGCTGATCAGATCGCCGTGGTAAAGACCTGCAGGGATACGATGTACGCAAATGCCAATGCAGGCAAGAAAATGAGTGATTTCATACCGTTCTTCTATGCAAGCAAACTCCAACCTGCTGAGCTGAAATTTCTTAAGCCGGTGCTGGTCCTGATTGACTCAGGCTGCTTCAGTTGCGGGGATCTGGTGCCTGCATCGTTCAGGCAGAAAGACTGGATGGGCAAACTCAAGCTTTTCGGAGAGACAACAGGCGCCGGAGGAGGAAATGTAGTCCAAGCCGGCCCGCTTCCTCTCAGTGAAACAATGTTCCACGTCACAGCCAGCCTGGCCCGCTGGGGTGGAAAAAACATCATCGAAAACAATGGGATCAGCCCGGATGTGGTTTCCCCATATACAATCTCCGACCTGTACAGCGAGGCTGTAGAAAATAAAAACACATACCTGGAAAAGGCCTGTGCCGAACTGGTCAAGATGATAAACTGA
- a CDS encoding mechanosensitive ion channel family protein has protein sequence MLQQHFDNLLSLMEELFFRNEIWSWVFLGNPFSRYAIAFITLLFAFSCMRFVKKFILCRLKSLVITGKLSQDSIISKLVEKYLFPLLFYIAFYFSVNELDLNPAVKRLVDWIGLIFVIVQTTRFAICVAVYFFEERWLKKEESRISPTTSAGIVGILKMFFWMLCFTLILDNLGFNLTTLITGLGIGGVAIALASQNILNDLFNYFVIFFDRPFEEGDFIVIGDFLGSVEHIGIKTTRLASLNGEEIILSNSDLTGSRVRNYKKMTRRRVTFRLGVTYQTGTDKLRKIPSVIKAIIDNTEDTMFNRCHFAEYGDFNLIIETSYLINGNDYNKYMDIHQEINLQIADSFKALGVEFAFPTQTVILEPAKQGEITR, from the coding sequence ATGCTTCAACAACATTTCGACAATCTTTTGTCTTTAATGGAGGAGTTATTTTTCAGGAATGAAATCTGGTCCTGGGTGTTCCTGGGCAATCCTTTTTCCCGTTATGCGATAGCTTTCATCACTCTGCTTTTCGCTTTTTCCTGCATGCGATTTGTGAAGAAATTTATTCTATGTCGCCTTAAATCTCTGGTTATAACAGGAAAACTCAGCCAGGACAGCATTATTTCTAAACTGGTGGAAAAATATCTCTTCCCGCTTCTTTTTTACATAGCTTTTTATTTCTCCGTAAATGAACTTGATCTTAATCCTGCGGTAAAAAGACTGGTTGACTGGATTGGCCTGATCTTTGTGATTGTCCAGACTACGAGATTTGCCATTTGCGTTGCAGTCTATTTTTTTGAGGAGCGCTGGCTGAAAAAAGAAGAATCCAGAATATCCCCAACCACTTCCGCAGGGATTGTCGGTATTCTGAAAATGTTTTTCTGGATGCTTTGTTTCACCCTGATCCTTGATAATCTTGGCTTCAACCTGACCACGCTGATTACCGGGCTTGGTATCGGCGGTGTGGCAATAGCCCTGGCTTCTCAGAACATACTGAATGATTTGTTTAATTATTTCGTGATTTTCTTTGACAGGCCGTTTGAGGAAGGAGATTTTATCGTAATTGGAGATTTTCTGGGGAGTGTGGAGCATATCGGCATTAAAACAACAAGGCTGGCAAGCCTCAACGGGGAAGAAATAATTTTATCGAATTCGGATCTGACTGGCAGCAGAGTTAGGAATTACAAGAAAATGACCCGTCGGCGAGTGACGTTCCGGTTAGGAGTTACTTATCAGACTGGCACTGACAAATTGAGGAAAATTCCTTCAGTCATCAAAGCAATCATTGATAACACTGAAGATACGATGTTTAACCGCTGCCATTTCGCAGAGTATGGAGATTTCAACCTGATCATAGAGACTTCTTATTTGATAAACGGCAATGACTACAATAAATATATGGACATTCATCAAGAGATAAATCTTCAAATTGCGGATTCCTTTAAAGCGCTGGGGGTCGAATTTGCATTTCCGACCCAGACAGTGATTCTGGAGCCCGCTAAACAGGGAGAGATTACCCGTTAG
- a CDS encoding ArsB/NhaD family transporter: MQNNLQPIVMDGLFWTATAIFIISYAIIISERVHKTIVAMFGASLVLVLKLLSQHEAFHVEELGVDWNVIFLLLSMMVIINLMRPTGVFEYVAIRSAKLGKGDPISIMVIFSVVTAVLSAFLDNVTTVLLIAPVIVYIAEALEVDFVPYLIACTLASNIGGTATLIGDPPNIMIASKAELTFMDFIYQLTPVILVIMLVFCLAVKFIWGKKLKTREELKQRIMLMDETIVIKNHLMLKKSLFVLGLTLTGFVAHGALHLEPATVALFGASLLLLISGTHDPHHILAEAEWGTLFFFIGLFIIIGAVVKVGLISWMSVKVLEFTRGNLLAASMGILWFSAFASAFIDNIPYVATMTPLIIDMAKQLWPGVSGTDLLHHADLLPLWWSLALGACLGGNGTIIGASANVVVAGISEKHGRKITFVEFMRYGMPVMVMTVTMSAVYVWVRYYAF, encoded by the coding sequence ATGCAAAATAATCTTCAACCTATAGTCATGGACGGCCTGTTCTGGACAGCTACAGCCATATTCATTATTTCTTACGCAATCATCATTTCCGAGAGAGTCCATAAAACCATTGTAGCAATGTTCGGGGCTTCCCTGGTCCTTGTGCTCAAGCTGCTTTCACAGCACGAAGCCTTTCATGTCGAAGAACTGGGTGTGGACTGGAACGTGATATTCCTGCTCCTCTCCATGATGGTGATCATCAACCTGATGCGGCCGACCGGAGTTTTCGAATACGTAGCCATCAGAAGCGCCAAGCTTGGAAAGGGAGACCCGATCAGCATCATGGTGATCTTCTCTGTTGTAACTGCCGTGCTGAGCGCCTTTCTGGACAATGTCACCACAGTCCTTCTCATCGCGCCGGTGATCGTCTACATTGCCGAAGCGCTGGAAGTTGATTTCGTCCCCTACCTGATCGCCTGCACCCTGGCTTCCAACATCGGCGGCACTGCCACCCTGATCGGGGACCCGCCCAACATCATGATCGCATCCAAAGCTGAGCTGACATTCATGGACTTCATCTATCAATTGACTCCAGTGATATTGGTCATCATGCTGGTCTTCTGCCTGGCAGTTAAATTCATCTGGGGCAAGAAGCTCAAAACCAGAGAAGAGTTGAAACAGAGGATCATGCTGATGGACGAAACGATAGTGATCAAAAACCACCTGATGCTGAAGAAATCCCTGTTCGTACTCGGCCTGACCCTGACCGGATTTGTAGCCCATGGAGCCCTTCATCTGGAGCCTGCCACTGTCGCGCTCTTCGGGGCCAGCCTGCTGCTCCTGATCTCAGGAACGCATGACCCTCATCATATCCTGGCTGAAGCCGAATGGGGCACCCTGTTTTTCTTCATCGGCCTGTTCATCATCATCGGGGCAGTGGTGAAAGTGGGGCTGATCAGCTGGATGTCGGTGAAAGTACTGGAGTTCACAAGAGGCAACCTTCTCGCTGCCAGCATGGGGATCCTGTGGTTTTCTGCCTTTGCCTCAGCCTTCATAGACAATATCCCCTATGTTGCTACCATGACCCCTCTGATCATCGACATGGCGAAACAGCTCTGGCCGGGTGTATCCGGAACCGATCTTCTCCACCATGCGGATCTGCTGCCACTCTGGTGGTCACTGGCCCTGGGTGCGTGTCTCGGGGGAAACGGCACGATCATCGGCGCTTCCGCCAATGTGGTAGTGGCCGGGATTTCCGAGAAGCACGGCCGGAAGATCACCTTTGTCGAGTTCATGCGTTACGGGATGCCGGTAATGGTTATGACCGTAACAATGTCGGCAGTCTATGTATGGGTGAGATACTATGCGTTTTAG
- a CDS encoding bifunctional alpha,alpha-trehalose-phosphate synthase (UDP-forming)/trehalose-phosphatase, which translates to MKFIIVSNRLPITLAREKRKIKFHKSSGGLATGMRSYLASPNNSIKEKGYFWVGWPGISAEKKLREHLKADLIKNHQAYPIFLSQKVMDEFYLGFCNKTIWPLFQYFPSLAVYKEKSWQNYRSVNMLFRDAILEIMDDDDIVWVHDYHLMLLPKLIREKKPDAQIGFFLHIPFPSFEIFRLLPTGWRREILEGLLGANLIGFHTQDYTQYFLRCVSRILGHENNFGRLTIEDRIVKAKTFPMGIDYDLFYKSAGTPEVREEIGKLRSKLGQLKAILSVDRLDYVKGIINRLEAFELFLEKNPQWHGKVSLFMVIVPSRVEVEQYHQLKKQIDEYVGRLNGKYSTIHWNPVIYQFRSLSFKALSAVYGISDVALITPLRDGMNLVAKEYLASHGKDGDGVLILSEMAGAAPEMREAIIVNPNHRDEIAAAIKNALEMPKEEQISRNRPMLARLQRYNIIRWAEDFCGTLVGIRAEQDTLKARLISKNIRNKLCSDFNKSERRAIFLDYDGTLVPFAKEPSAAIPTQRVLKILKELTDIRDTEVIIVTGRDRKTLDKWFPGIKIGFVAEHGAWLKMRGSDWILSKPMTCTWKEHIYPILQLHVDRLPGSFIEEKDFSLVWHYRMADQESASLLSKELTDQLVNFTANIDVQIMSGNKVVEVRNAGVNKGSGAMDFMLKENPDFIMAAGDDVTDEDLFRVLPPDAYSIRIGMDQSIARFNLVSCSGLLDLLENLITASQSRE; encoded by the coding sequence ATGAAGTTCATCATAGTGTCCAATCGCCTGCCGATCACTCTTGCCAGGGAAAAGCGTAAGATCAAGTTTCATAAAAGCTCCGGCGGGCTCGCTACAGGAATGAGATCCTATCTGGCCTCACCGAACAATTCAATAAAAGAAAAAGGCTATTTCTGGGTAGGCTGGCCCGGTATCAGTGCGGAAAAAAAGCTGAGGGAACATCTCAAGGCTGATTTAATTAAAAACCATCAGGCTTATCCGATTTTTCTATCTCAGAAAGTGATGGATGAATTTTATCTTGGTTTCTGCAATAAGACTATCTGGCCTTTATTTCAGTACTTTCCATCTCTGGCAGTATATAAAGAGAAATCCTGGCAGAATTATAGAAGTGTGAACATGCTGTTCAGGGATGCCATCCTGGAAATCATGGACGATGATGACATCGTCTGGGTGCACGACTACCATCTGATGCTGCTTCCCAAACTGATCAGGGAAAAGAAACCTGATGCGCAGATCGGTTTTTTCCTGCATATCCCATTCCCGTCATTTGAGATTTTCCGGCTGCTGCCCACCGGCTGGCGCAGAGAAATTCTGGAAGGGCTGCTGGGAGCCAATCTGATCGGATTTCATACCCAGGATTATACCCAGTATTTTTTGAGATGCGTATCAAGAATACTCGGCCATGAAAACAATTTCGGCCGCCTGACCATTGAAGACAGGATCGTAAAAGCCAAGACATTTCCCATGGGGATTGATTATGATCTATTCTATAAAAGCGCTGGAACTCCAGAGGTCCGGGAAGAGATCGGCAAACTCAGAAGCAAGCTCGGGCAACTTAAAGCCATACTTTCTGTAGATCGCCTGGACTATGTCAAAGGCATAATAAACAGGCTGGAGGCGTTTGAGCTGTTCCTGGAGAAGAACCCTCAGTGGCATGGAAAAGTGTCTCTTTTCATGGTAATAGTTCCATCCAGGGTAGAAGTCGAACAATATCATCAGCTGAAAAAGCAGATCGACGAATATGTGGGCAGGCTCAACGGAAAATACAGCACGATCCACTGGAATCCGGTTATTTATCAATTCCGATCATTGTCTTTCAAGGCATTATCCGCAGTCTACGGAATCAGCGATGTAGCTCTGATTACCCCGCTGAGGGATGGAATGAATCTGGTGGCCAAGGAATATCTGGCATCCCATGGGAAAGATGGGGACGGGGTGCTGATCTTGAGCGAAATGGCGGGAGCAGCCCCTGAAATGCGAGAAGCAATCATCGTCAATCCGAATCACAGGGATGAAATAGCAGCAGCGATAAAAAATGCCCTGGAAATGCCGAAGGAAGAACAGATCAGCCGCAACAGACCCATGCTGGCAAGGCTTCAACGCTACAACATAATCCGCTGGGCTGAGGATTTCTGCGGGACTCTAGTCGGCATCAGGGCCGAACAGGATACTTTAAAAGCCCGGCTTATATCCAAAAATATCCGAAATAAACTGTGCTCGGATTTCAACAAATCTGAGCGGAGAGCCATTTTTCTTGATTATGACGGCACTCTGGTCCCTTTTGCCAAGGAGCCTTCAGCAGCCATACCTACTCAGAGAGTGCTGAAGATCCTCAAGGAGTTAACGGACATTCGGGATACGGAAGTGATCATTGTAACAGGCAGGGACAGGAAAACTCTGGATAAATGGTTCCCAGGTATCAAAATCGGATTTGTCGCTGAACACGGGGCCTGGCTGAAGATGCGGGGCAGTGACTGGATTCTGTCTAAACCCATGACCTGCACCTGGAAAGAGCATATTTATCCGATTCTGCAATTGCACGTTGATCGTTTACCAGGTTCATTCATTGAGGAAAAGGATTTTTCCCTGGTCTGGCATTACCGGATGGCGGATCAGGAATCCGCTTCACTGCTTTCCAAGGAATTAACCGATCAGCTGGTGAATTTCACGGCCAACATTGATGTTCAGATCATGTCAGGGAACAAAGTGGTTGAAGTCAGGAATGCGGGAGTGAACAAAGGCTCCGGAGCCATGGACTTCATGCTCAAGGAAAACCCTGATTTCATCATGGCTGCCGGTGATGACGTGACTGATGAAGACCTTTTCAGAGTGCTTCCGCCGGATGCCTATTCCATCAGAATCGGCATGGATCAGTCTATTGCCAGATTCAATCTGGTGAGTTGTTCCGGACTGCTTGATTTGCTGGAAAACCTGATCACCGCATCCCAATCAAGGGAATAA
- a CDS encoding TetR/AcrR family transcriptional regulator, which translates to MQTNVIKERSRRIETKAIRPKATLRKTTVIRRRELILTARSIIFNEGTGNFTLRRLADEVGLTEAAIYRHFDNKEEILLALVDFMYDGWDRKLNALLEKKIPPREKLMKLGKIHLTQLLKHQFNPVMLFSEAVDPRQPKIAEAIIMKRKRLFEVIGIIVREGCDTGIFRSRLDVQAAVLALSGVLQNCIIRWTLTKKTKFLKSEMERAMALIIDGLS; encoded by the coding sequence ATGCAGACAAATGTGATCAAGGAACGCAGCAGAAGAATCGAAACGAAAGCCATTCGCCCAAAAGCCACTCTCAGAAAGACCACCGTGATCAGACGCAGGGAACTGATTCTTACCGCTCGCTCGATCATCTTCAACGAAGGCACCGGCAATTTCACCTTGCGCCGCCTGGCTGATGAAGTCGGGCTCACTGAAGCAGCAATCTACCGTCATTTCGATAACAAGGAAGAGATTCTCCTTGCCCTGGTGGATTTCATGTATGACGGCTGGGACAGAAAACTCAACGCACTCCTGGAAAAGAAAATCCCTCCAAGAGAGAAACTGATGAAGCTCGGAAAAATCCACCTGACTCAGCTGCTCAAGCATCAGTTCAACCCAGTCATGCTCTTCTCCGAAGCCGTTGACCCAAGGCAGCCGAAAATCGCCGAAGCAATCATTATGAAAAGGAAACGCCTGTTCGAAGTGATCGGAATCATCGTCAGGGAAGGTTGTGATACCGGCATCTTCAGATCCAGGCTCGATGTCCAGGCTGCTGTCCTGGCTCTGTCAGGGGTGCTGCAGAACTGCATCATCCGCTGGACTCTCACCAAGAAAACTAAATTTCTCAAGAGCGAGATGGAGCGAGCCATGGCTCTGATCATTGACGGACTGAGCTGA
- a CDS encoding chloride channel protein produces MKKRLIEEGLLLLGVTKWVVFSVIIGCIVGVSTAIFLKTLNWSISAAARYHYYFLLMPLAFFVSALLIKYLSPGAEGHGTEKVIEAIHQNDSIINASVVPVKLLATVITIACGGSAGKEGPCAQIGAGLASLFARIFRFDSEDRKKLVVCGISAGFASVFGTPIAGAIFGVEVLFVGSLLYDVLLPSFIAGIISFHITSMFGCTYFYHPLNISPNLDNLSFIWVLVSGVVFGIVSVMLIELLRMGSKLSKRIHCWSPLKGIAGGTILVILASLFSTQYLGLGLSTIESCLQGVKVSGFAFFLKALFTSLTLNFGGSGGIVTPIFFIGSTSGNLFAQIFNLNIGIFSALGFVALLAGAANTPIAASIMSIELFGPTIAPYAAIACVVSFLISGHRSVYPSQILAFRKSKFIDVETGKVMAEVRVEFP; encoded by the coding sequence ATGAAGAAACGACTGATCGAAGAAGGTTTACTATTACTCGGCGTCACCAAATGGGTGGTTTTTTCGGTAATTATTGGCTGCATTGTCGGGGTATCGACTGCGATTTTTTTAAAGACCTTGAACTGGAGCATTTCCGCAGCTGCCAGATATCATTATTACTTTCTGCTCATGCCACTCGCTTTCTTTGTCAGCGCATTGCTGATCAAGTATCTTTCACCAGGCGCAGAGGGCCATGGAACCGAGAAAGTAATCGAAGCCATACATCAGAACGATTCCATCATCAATGCATCAGTAGTTCCGGTCAAGCTGCTGGCCACTGTGATCACGATTGCCTGCGGAGGCTCAGCCGGAAAAGAAGGTCCCTGCGCCCAGATAGGAGCCGGGCTGGCTTCCCTGTTTGCCAGAATTTTCAGATTTGACAGCGAGGACCGGAAAAAACTTGTCGTCTGCGGTATCAGCGCCGGCTTTGCATCAGTATTCGGAACTCCGATAGCAGGCGCGATTTTCGGAGTTGAAGTTTTGTTCGTAGGAAGCCTTCTCTACGATGTTCTCCTGCCATCCTTTATCGCAGGCATTATCAGTTTCCACATCACTTCAATGTTTGGCTGCACTTACTTCTATCATCCTCTGAACATCTCTCCCAATCTGGACAATTTGTCTTTCATCTGGGTTCTTGTATCAGGTGTGGTTTTCGGAATTGTTTCAGTGATGCTGATAGAACTGCTGAGAATGGGAAGCAAGCTGTCTAAAAGAATTCATTGCTGGAGCCCGCTCAAGGGAATAGCCGGTGGAACTATCCTGGTGATCCTGGCCTCATTGTTTTCAACGCAATATTTAGGATTGGGGTTGAGCACGATCGAAAGTTGCCTGCAGGGAGTGAAAGTCAGCGGGTTTGCCTTTTTCCTCAAGGCGCTTTTTACCAGCCTGACCCTTAACTTTGGAGGAAGCGGAGGTATAGTCACACCCATTTTTTTCATAGGCAGCACATCCGGGAATCTTTTCGCCCAGATCTTCAATCTGAATATTGGCATCTTTTCAGCCTTGGGGTTTGTAGCCCTGCTGGCTGGTGCTGCCAATACGCCGATCGCGGCAAGCATCATGTCCATTGAGCTGTTTGGCCCTACGATCGCGCCTTATGCGGCGATCGCCTGCGTGGTCAGCTTTCTGATCAGCGGCCACCGCAGCGTGTATCCATCGCAAATCCTGGCGTTCAGAAAATCTAAGTTCATTGATGTCGAGACAGGCAAGGTGATGGCTGAAGTCAGAGTCGAGTTTCCCTAG
- a CDS encoding DUF3857 domain-containing protein — protein MRNILLALLLVFGFSACADLLILKDGKEINGRLVEYSKGAIVFCERETGKNITIEQDKLTRLDLFREYEEKGVYKPEEIKDQLVRKVISRKDFKEYDQYDYICFMSDTTITYKTDGGAVFSHHFLGRVNKEGGKSIGTFYLNYIPGRSDFTIRYARSITDGRITYANDYAVTDTSTYSSYPLYEKAREVKVIIPKVESGSFVEYSYEERYTSRDILDNPQCFVESFTSSVPYLSARVRIEAPAGLKLNLSLRNADRNLLKKSGSGAGVAYSFEMKKIPPYQEEENTPPVSDVFPTLTVSPAYDYAGIAAALAAKYSAWDKSSPALKSACETITASAKSREEKIAALYQFLTKNIVTAWVSLSNTHYYPLDPAVIYEKKMGSKVDKTFLFHALLSELGVKSDFLLLSDRNSGSLEVSVPCVEQFGNLGLKLDNGKLIYVNDDSMTMGDFPGGCQGSPALSLAERKLVDLPYVPAKSFSTFDLNLNENGDLRASVTDKFEGSTQNNYRKNYYLSKNELDKEWEKSIARIHPRAVLQKYEYQNLGDLTNNLGISYSFSASEYPKRAGSMLAFQLPEFYLFSASEVAREQRAYPMFFHGVTESHFVYQVKLPKDYGLAFCPEKRKLNFGGMEFTASFDTSSRSILKVNLDFKRVGDTYPASEYASYKKFIEDIVNFQDEWILLEKK, from the coding sequence ATGAGAAACATCCTTTTAGCTCTTCTGCTTGTTTTCGGGTTCTCTGCCTGTGCCGACCTGCTGATACTCAAGGACGGCAAGGAAATCAACGGCCGTTTAGTGGAGTACAGCAAGGGCGCGATCGTGTTCTGCGAGAGGGAAACCGGCAAGAACATCACGATCGAACAGGACAAGCTGACCAGGCTGGACCTTTTCCGCGAATACGAGGAAAAGGGTGTCTACAAGCCTGAAGAGATCAAGGATCAGCTGGTGAGAAAAGTGATTTCCCGCAAGGACTTCAAAGAATACGACCAGTATGATTATATCTGCTTCATGTCGGACACCACCATTACCTATAAGACCGACGGCGGAGCCGTTTTTTCCCATCATTTCCTGGGCAGGGTCAACAAAGAAGGCGGCAAGAGCATCGGGACCTTCTATCTCAACTATATCCCGGGCAGGTCGGATTTCACGATCAGGTACGCCCGCTCGATCACTGACGGCAGGATCACATATGCCAATGACTATGCAGTCACAGATACTTCCACTTATTCCTCTTATCCGCTTTATGAAAAAGCCAGGGAAGTCAAGGTGATCATCCCCAAGGTGGAGAGCGGATCTTTCGTGGAGTATTCCTATGAAGAGCGATATACTTCCAGGGACATCCTGGACAATCCTCAATGTTTTGTCGAATCCTTCACTTCGTCCGTACCGTATCTCAGCGCCAGAGTCCGCATCGAAGCTCCGGCAGGGCTCAAACTGAATCTGTCACTTCGGAATGCGGACAGGAATCTCCTGAAAAAGTCCGGCTCAGGCGCAGGAGTTGCATACAGTTTTGAAATGAAGAAAATCCCGCCTTACCAGGAAGAGGAAAACACACCGCCCGTTTCGGATGTATTTCCGACTCTGACCGTCTCGCCTGCCTATGACTATGCAGGGATCGCAGCAGCTCTCGCGGCAAAATATTCCGCCTGGGATAAAAGTTCCCCTGCCCTTAAATCAGCCTGCGAGACCATCACGGCTTCCGCAAAAAGCCGGGAAGAAAAGATTGCCGCACTCTACCAGTTCCTGACCAAGAATATAGTCACAGCCTGGGTCAGCCTCTCCAATACTCATTACTATCCGCTGGATCCGGCCGTCATTTACGAAAAGAAAATGGGCTCCAAAGTTGACAAGACGTTTCTGTTTCATGCTCTGCTTTCCGAACTTGGAGTGAAGAGCGACTTTCTGCTGCTCTCGGACCGCAATTCAGGTTCACTTGAGGTTTCTGTGCCGTGTGTCGAACAGTTCGGCAATCTTGGATTAAAGCTGGACAACGGCAAACTGATCTATGTCAATGACGACTCCATGACTATGGGTGATTTCCCGGGCGGCTGCCAGGGTTCTCCGGCTTTGTCGCTCGCGGAGCGGAAACTGGTCGACCTGCCTTATGTGCCTGCCAAGAGTTTCAGCACTTTCGACCTGAATCTGAACGAAAACGGAGATCTGAGAGCCTCTGTGACAGACAAATTCGAAGGCAGCACTCAGAATAATTACCGCAAGAATTATTATCTTTCAAAAAATGAACTGGATAAGGAGTGGGAGAAGAGTATCGCCAGAATCCATCCCAGGGCTGTACTCCAAAAATATGAATACCAGAATCTGGGAGATCTCACGAACAATCTGGGAATTTCTTACTCATTCAGTGCTTCTGAATACCCGAAGAGGGCAGGATCCATGCTGGCGTTCCAGCTTCCTGAATTCTATCTCTTTTCAGCCTCTGAAGTGGCCAGGGAACAGAGAGCTTACCCGATGTTTTTCCATGGTGTGACTGAGAGTCACTTTGTCTACCAGGTGAAGCTGCCCAAAGATTACGGACTGGCCTTTTGCCCGGAGAAGAGGAAGCTGAATTTCGGCGGCATGGAGTTTACAGCCTCATTCGATACAAGCAGCCGCAGTATTTTGAAAGTCAACCTGGATTTCAAGAGAGTCGGCGACACCTATCCGGCTTCTGAATACGCGAGTTACAAGAAGTTCATCGAAGACATCGTGAATTTCCAGGATGAGTGGATTCTGCTGGAGAAAAAATAA